The window agtatgacccacattccactaattttttcaactcacttttcattacattttttaaaactcgtgtcggtcaaagtgggacaatttttatgggaaggatggagtagtaaataaCTTGATGTATATGAGTAATATATTGGgataattttctataaatggaaatgtccatatttttatgggacatatgaaaatggagagtgcgcatatttttattggacgCATAGagtataaatgaatattttaatattaataatttttattaaatttaaacatagCTAATTCGTATTTCTAGTTCTGTCGCAGGTAACACGAGTTCATCTGACCATCAGATTCTTAGTACTTGGTGTTTCTGTAGTCCAAAATTTGCGAgaatatacttttattttatcatgatCACCACTATTATTTCTTGCAATGTATTTGTACATAAGACGCATCTCACTTACCTCGTCCCAATTATTTTGTGGTCCTAGTCTGCGCATTTTTTgtcaatcaatttattttttatgaagtCCAACTTGACTCAAGGAGAGGAAATTATTCGAATTTCGGATCGGATTTTTTCCCTATTTGGTCCGATCCGAAAATCCgaagttttataaaaaaatgaagagtgAACAGTAAAAATCATATCTGGACAATATAGGATGcctatttgaaaaaattcgtggaaaaaaaataattttatttgtggtATTTTTCtctaggggtgtcgaaacgggtacccgCAGGTACCCGCATCCGATTTCGACCATAATGATAGTCCTGATACCCATCCCGCACTGTGTCAGGTATAACCCGATATCCAACTCGGGTATCCCGCACCCGACATTGAGGGTACCCGACCCGACcatggtttttttttccaatcttatttttgttgtaaGGAGGAGGCTGCCGCTGGTGGAAAATTGTGGAATTAAGAATCAAGAATCAAAAATTCACAATCTAAGAATCAAGAATATATATGTAGCTTTTACTTCCCAAAGCAGAATTCTTTCCCAATAACTTTGAAATTAatacagaaattaaaaaatatatacaagaATTAAGAATCAATCCAAGATGTGTACTAGAGCAGCAAGTAacagtaaaagaaaaaaagataaggaaattaaatagaatGGAGTTATGGGAATGAAGGAAAACAGGAAATACAatagaaaaacacaaaataaaacattcatGAGTCATGACTTCCTGAACTAGCACAAGCTGGCCGGTGGAGACGTCGCCGACGGCGGATGCGGGTGGAAGGACAATCGGTACAGACGTGAGagaataagataataaaaaaaatgttaaaaaactTAACCTTAATTAATAGACggaaaaagatgaattatAAAATGCTAATATAccttatataaaaacaaacaatcGGGTAATTCTCGGTACTAACAGGTAACCcgcaaaatccaaaatatgaatACCCGATCCCGTCCCATTTCTCGTTTCGGTCGGGTAGCGAATACCCAATCCCCGTCGGatatcgggtcgggttggaAATTACCCGATACAATTCTACACCCCTACGTTTCTCATTCTTTTGCTTTCctatttttccctttcttgCCTCAAGGTCACTATtgatcttttcttttcttttctttttatcacattctctctatttcttattcttttatgatttatatctttcctctcttttttctactcactcttccaatttatttatgatttctcCTCTCCTATctatattttctcaattttatttctttcttgttttaaTAACtctcttaaaatttattttcatgaagTGCCTCAAATATACATGTTATATTGTCCGGTTACCATGTGTGCAGTTCACTCGAAAATTAATCCAATCTCATTCGAATTGGTAGAAAATCTAAAATCAGGAtccaaaaaatttgaaatcgcatcaaatatataaaactcctaaaatctaatataaaaatccaaaattttgaaaatgcaacaccaaaatctaaaaatataatcccaAATACCATTAGAATTGTTCAAcataaaactcttattttttgtcatgttCATAACTgtaatagatatttttataatacatataaatatattttggatcAGATTTTAGAAATATCCGATGCGTTCCGAACGTCCAAGATCTCTTAAAAAATCCAATCCGATCCGTACAAAAAATTGaactgaattttaaatttcaatttcattagaaattgtattttcaaatttcgtatattttgctcacccctgtaaaaaaaaaaaaaatagagttaaTAAACGTTAGTAGTTTTTCCTGAAGATTCGTAATCATTTTAACGCGAATGATTCCAAACAAGTTTGCACCGAGCAATCAGCATCCTGTTCACGAGGGGTAACTTAAACTTCATCTCATTTGTTGTACAATTCCTTTCCTTCTAACCTTATCTAGTCAAACAAACTCCTTCCTTCACTGCGCTGGTGGTGCCCGATTCTTACCTTATCCTTCCCCCAAACAAATATGGGCACAAACTAGCATCTCTACAATAATTGCATTACtccaattaataatttcataattatgtaCTACCAGTGTTAGGTTATTCTTTGATGCATTCACAAGCAAATGCAAATTAGTAGATTATTAAAGTtttggtttgaaaaagtgTGAAGCGTCGTTGTCGATAGCCGTGACTGTATCCGATTGAAGTAATATAGAATTAAGAAAACCCCCAATATCAATAATCACAATTCCCAAGAGATTGCCTAATTAACTTTGTCCCAACCACAAGCTCGGACCAAACATTCCTACCTCAGATACACACTACCCTTGTCGTCTGCCTAGCTATGTTATGAACTAATTCAATTTATCATCACACTTTTCTCTTGATTCCTTTTTTATTCTGAATGGATTTTTTTCGAAACAAGGCGCTTTCTCTCTGTGTCAGCTTGTGCTTCTCTCTGCTCGTCTCCATATTCATCGTCGCCACGTCTTCAACTCCTCCTGCGCAGCAGTCGGATAACTGGCTGTACGATGCGGCCGGCGATTGCAGCGGCGTTCGTGAAATCTCCGATTATAAAGCGAAATGCGCCTTCGTGAGGTCCAGCAGCGGCTGCAGCAACGGCTACTTGAACTACCTCGAGATTTTCTACTGCGTCTGCGGAGATTCTCCCGCGGTTGGGTATTTGTGTCTGTTGCTGTGGATGTCGGTGCTGTTCTACGTCCTCGGCAACACGACGGCGGAGTACTTCTGCCCCTCCGTGGAGAGCCTCTCGCGCGTGCTGAGGCTCTCCCCGACGATCGCCGGGACCACGCTCCTCCCGCTGGGGAACGGCGCCAACGACGTCTTCTCGAGCGTGATCGCCTTCACGCGCTCGGGAGACGCCGACGTCGGCCTCAGCAGCGTCCTCGGCGGCGCCTTCTTCATCTCCTGCTTCGTCGTCGGCGTCGTCAGCATCGCCGTCTCGTCGCGGGGGGTGAAGGTAGACCGGGCCAGCTTCGTCAGGGACGTGCTCTTTTTCCTCTTCGTCCTCTGCTGCGTCATCGCGATCAACATCTTCGGGAGGATTAATTTCTGGTTTTCCCTCTGTTTCTTCTCTGTTTACTTTCTCTACATCGCCCTCGTCTCCGTTATGCAGTTTCTGCGGCGGAAGGAGGCTGTTAACGGCCAGGTTTTGGATGACGTGGAGGTGCCTTTGCTAAATCATGTTGATGAGAATGATAAATCGTctgtttcggtttcggtttctGTTAGGGACGAATCTTGGTGTCGTCGCTGCATCGGTATGTTTGTGTATGTTGTGGAATTGCCGGTTTCGCTGCCGAGAAGGCTGACGATCCCGGACGTCAGGGGCGAGAATTGGTCGAAGCCGTTCGCCGTGGCGTCAGCGACGCTGGCGCCAATGCTAATCGGAGTGCTATGCATCAAGCAGAGTTTCGCTCTGCTAATAGCATCTGTCGTCGTGGGGATAGTCCTTGGCGCAGCGTCGCTGGCCTTGACGAAGGGGGCGGGGCCGCCCAAGAGGTGGGTGCTGCCGTGGCTGGTCGGGTGCTTCTTGATGAGCGTGACGTGGACATACATTATAGTGCAAGAGCTCGTGTCGTTGCTGGTTGCCTTCGGAAACATTTTGGGCATAAACCCTGCGATACTAGGAGTCACGGTCCTAGCGTGGGGGAACTCGCTAGGCGACTTGATCTCGAATTTGGCGATGGCGCTGAAGGGGGGCGCGGACGGGGCGCAGGTGGCGATATCCGGGTGCTATGCCGGGCCCCTCTTCAACACGCTGGTGGGGCTGGGGTTGTCGTTGGTGTTAGCGTCGTTGAAGGTTTATCCCGAAGGGTATGATGTGCCGAGTGATTCGGATGTATATGAAACGGTGGGATTCTTGATGGGAGGATTGCTATGGGCGCTTGTGATATTGCCTAAGCGCAATATGCAGCTTGACAAATCCTTAGGGATTGGATTGTTAGCGATTTACTTGTGTTTTCTGTTTGTGAGGATTCTAAAGGGTGTAGGAATACTCCAATTTGTTAGCTAGGATTTCTACTTATaaagaatttattaattagcCTAATCTTGCGTTTACCAAATTTTactttcattacaattcttgaGTGTGTGCTTTCTTGCAAATCTATCTTCATACACATGTTCACTCCTGTTTTAGAATCGTTGCCTTTATTTGCAGGATTTCTGCAATTAAGAGCTCTTTTTGCCTTTTTTGCGATTTTCTTTgtctt is drawn from Salvia hispanica cultivar TCC Black 2014 chromosome 6, UniMelb_Shisp_WGS_1.0, whole genome shotgun sequence and contains these coding sequences:
- the LOC125192119 gene encoding cation/calcium exchanger 1 isoform X2 — encoded protein: MDFFRNKALSLCVSLCFSLLVSIFIVATSSTPPAQQSDNWLYDAAGDCSGVREISDYKAKCAFVRSSSGCSNGYLNYLEIFYCVCGDSPAVGYLCLLLWMSVLFYVLGNTTAEYFCPSVESLSRVLRLSPTIAGTTLLPLGNGANDVFSSVIAFTRSGDADVGLSSVLGGAFFISCFVVGVVSIAVSSRGVKVDRASFVRDVLFFLFVLCCVIAINIFGRINFWDESWCRRCIGMFVYVVELPVSLPRRLTIPDVRGENWSKPFAVASATLAPMLIGVLCIKQSFALLIASVVVGIVLGAASLALTKGAGPPKRWVLPWLVGCFLMSVTWTYIIVQELVSLLVAFGNILGINPAILGVTVLAWGNSLGDLISNLAMALKGGADGAQVAISGCYAGPLFNTLVGLGLSLVLASLKVYPEGYDVPSDSDVYETVGFLMGGLLWALVILPKRNMQLDKSLGIGLLAIYLCFLFVRILKGVGILQFVS
- the LOC125192119 gene encoding cation/calcium exchanger 1 isoform X1: MDFFRNKALSLCVSLCFSLLVSIFIVATSSTPPAQQSDNWLYDAAGDCSGVREISDYKAKCAFVRSSSGCSNGYLNYLEIFYCVCGDSPAVGYLCLLLWMSVLFYVLGNTTAEYFCPSVESLSRVLRLSPTIAGTTLLPLGNGANDVFSSVIAFTRSGDADVGLSSVLGGAFFISCFVVGVVSIAVSSRGVKVDRASFVRDVLFFLFVLCCVIAINIFGRINFWFSLCFFSVYFLYIALVSVMQFLRRKEAVNGQVLDDVEVPLLNHVDENDKSSVSVSVSVRDESWCRRCIGMFVYVVELPVSLPRRLTIPDVRGENWSKPFAVASATLAPMLIGVLCIKQSFALLIASVVVGIVLGAASLALTKGAGPPKRWVLPWLVGCFLMSVTWTYIIVQELVSLLVAFGNILGINPAILGVTVLAWGNSLGDLISNLAMALKGGADGAQVAISGCYAGPLFNTLVGLGLSLVLASLKVYPEGYDVPSDSDVYETVGFLMGGLLWALVILPKRNMQLDKSLGIGLLAIYLCFLFVRILKGVGILQFVS